In Treponema rectale, a single genomic region encodes these proteins:
- a CDS encoding efflux RND transporter periplasmic adaptor subunit yields the protein MKGIKLTKPFLVGACTILAAVILITYAATAKSDGSVMGMGNGRGGAQTLISVKTQLLEKQTLHDYVIANGEVEAQNSVSVYPDTAGKIISTKVMLGTSVKKGDVIASIDPTSPGSYYKESPVYAPINGSIISSPLKNGTTVNTSTAIAVIGDIASLQITASIPERYVAVLKPGLKADITVEAYPGVTFTATVQYVSPVVDAASRTKEIILTFDKADSRINAGMFAKVKLYTQDYSNYAVMPSDSLVQNNGEYFAYVVKEDDTVEKRTVTLGSSVDGVVQITSGVEAGETVVIQGQTSLSDGAKIRDVNKKKTETSDEGQKQNK from the coding sequence ATGAAAGGTATTAAATTAACAAAACCATTTTTAGTCGGAGCATGTACCATTCTCGCAGCAGTCATTCTTATAACCTATGCAGCTACCGCAAAATCTGACGGCAGCGTCATGGGCATGGGAAATGGACGCGGAGGAGCGCAGACCCTTATAAGCGTAAAGACCCAGCTTCTTGAAAAGCAGACTCTTCATGACTATGTAATTGCAAACGGTGAAGTTGAAGCTCAGAATTCAGTTTCAGTTTATCCTGATACGGCAGGAAAAATAATTTCCACAAAAGTAATGCTCGGAACATCTGTAAAAAAAGGCGATGTCATTGCAAGCATAGACCCTACTTCTCCCGGTTCCTACTATAAAGAAAGTCCCGTTTACGCACCTATTAACGGAAGCATAATTAGTTCTCCCCTTAAAAACGGAACTACAGTAAACACTTCAACTGCAATAGCAGTCATCGGTGACATTGCAAGCCTTCAGATTACGGCAAGCATCCCTGAACGATATGTTGCAGTACTTAAACCGGGACTTAAAGCAGACATAACCGTAGAAGCCTATCCTGGAGTTACTTTTACGGCAACAGTACAGTATGTTTCTCCTGTAGTTGATGCAGCAAGCCGTACTAAAGAAATCATTCTTACTTTCGACAAAGCAGATTCAAGAATCAATGCCGGTATGTTTGCAAAAGTCAAGCTTTACACTCAGGACTACAGCAATTATGCAGTCATGCCGTCAGATTCCCTCGTACAGAATAACGGAGAATATTTTGCTTACGTTGTAAAAGAAGATGATACCGTAGAAAAACGTACCGTTACTTTAGGCAGCAGCGTAGACGGTGTCGTTCAGATTACTTCCGGAGTTGAAGCGGGAGAAACCGTTGTAATTCAGGGACAGACATCTCTTAGTGACGGAGCAAAAATCCGTGACGTTAATAAAAAGAAAACAGAAACTTCTGATGAAGGACAGAAGCAGAATAAATAA
- the hisF gene encoding imidazole glycerol phosphate synthase subunit HisF: MLKKRIIVCLDVKDGRTTKGIKFKNNIDIGDPVEMAAEYYRQGVDELVFYDIMASAAGRGPILDLISRVASQVFIPFCVGGGIGTIDDIRSTILAGAEKVSLNSQAVKHPELISEGARVFGNQCIVLGMDAAKDPAMPSGYRVFINGGRVATELDALDWAKKAVELGAGEIVLNSIDADGTRDGYELNLTRMISENVNVPVIASGGGGKPEHLTKVLSDGKADAALIASMVHSGDYTVSSIKEALNNDGIPVRLDVCTK, encoded by the coding sequence GTGTTAAAGAAAAGAATTATCGTCTGTCTTGACGTAAAGGACGGACGCACGACAAAAGGAATAAAATTTAAAAACAATATTGATATAGGCGACCCTGTAGAAATGGCTGCTGAATACTACCGTCAGGGAGTTGATGAACTGGTTTTTTACGACATCATGGCCAGTGCAGCAGGAAGAGGACCGATTCTTGACCTTATAAGCCGCGTTGCTTCCCAGGTATTCATTCCATTCTGTGTAGGCGGTGGAATCGGCACGATTGATGACATCCGTTCTACGATTCTTGCAGGAGCAGAAAAAGTTTCCCTTAACTCACAGGCTGTAAAACACCCGGAACTTATCAGTGAAGGAGCAAGGGTTTTCGGCAATCAGTGCATCGTACTGGGAATGGATGCTGCAAAAGACCCGGCTATGCCAAGCGGTTACAGGGTTTTTATTAACGGCGGACGCGTTGCCACTGAACTTGATGCCCTTGACTGGGCAAAAAAAGCAGTTGAACTTGGAGCAGGAGAAATCGTTCTTAACTCCATTGATGCAGACGGAACCAGAGACGGCTACGAACTTAACCTTACCCGCATGATTTCAGAAAACGTAAATGTTCCGGTAATTGCTTCAGGAGGAGGCGGAAAACCTGAACACCTTACAAAAGTTCTATCTGACGGAAAAGCAGATGCCGCACTCATTGCAAGCATGGTTCACTCAGGAGACTACACGGTTTCTTCTATAAAAGAAGCCCTTAACAATGACGGAATTCCCGTAAGGCTTGATGTATGTACGAAGTAA
- a CDS encoding TolC family protein, translating to MRKLFSVTALIVMSAVSAAYSEELKLTIEDSVKYALDGNLTIKQNQIELEQAERNNRWSWNSISPTANVSASYSQTLPEEENAVSDAGTITITGKLNLSLSANLATSVKAASLNYKSSKISYETARRTIELSVRKAFWALLNEQENIALQEKNEATAKSQYESNRTKYNRGSLSQLDVLSAQVTWQNAQFSLESARTTWKNDTAAFKQMLALPQDTEIKLIGDLNEILSLKEISLDGITIENPTLKSLEVQLESAKNALTAARLSAYTPVLTAGYSYTMNAASDDTGSLTDSGKGTLSFGATIPLDGLFPWSDTFLAVDTKKDSVKTLELEIENQKTTLEVSIESYLNQIKEYQSLVELRKSSIELAEQTYNMTLEAYNHGTKDLLSLQSASDSLFTARVNLLSQAYTLICAVLDLENTTGVSFGTLGK from the coding sequence ATGAGAAAACTTTTTTCAGTTACAGCACTAATAGTTATGTCAGCAGTTTCCGCTGCATATTCAGAAGAACTGAAACTTACCATAGAAGATTCAGTAAAATATGCCTTAGATGGAAACCTTACAATTAAACAGAACCAGATTGAACTTGAGCAGGCAGAACGAAACAACCGCTGGTCATGGAATTCAATCAGTCCGACCGCAAACGTATCTGCCTCCTACAGTCAGACACTGCCGGAAGAAGAGAATGCAGTTTCTGACGCAGGAACAATTACGATTACAGGAAAATTAAACCTTTCACTGTCAGCAAATCTGGCAACTTCCGTAAAGGCAGCTTCCCTTAATTACAAGTCATCGAAAATTTCTTACGAAACAGCACGCCGCACGATAGAACTTTCCGTAAGAAAAGCCTTCTGGGCTCTCCTTAACGAACAGGAAAACATAGCCCTTCAGGAAAAAAATGAAGCTACGGCAAAAAGCCAGTATGAATCCAACCGTACAAAATACAACAGGGGCTCTTTAAGCCAGCTGGACGTTTTAAGCGCACAGGTTACATGGCAGAATGCACAGTTCAGTCTTGAGAGCGCCCGCACAACCTGGAAAAATGACACGGCAGCTTTCAAGCAGATGCTTGCCCTTCCTCAGGATACAGAAATAAAACTTATTGGAGATTTAAATGAAATCCTCAGCCTTAAAGAAATTTCTCTGGACGGAATTACTATAGAAAATCCGACATTAAAATCCCTGGAAGTTCAGCTGGAATCTGCAAAAAATGCACTGACAGCAGCACGCCTTTCTGCATATACTCCCGTTCTTACAGCAGGATATTCCTACACAATGAATGCAGCTTCTGATGACACCGGCAGCCTCACGGATTCCGGAAAAGGAACTCTTTCTTTTGGTGCAACAATTCCTCTGGACGGTCTCTTCCCATGGTCTGATACTTTCCTTGCCGTTGATACAAAAAAAGACAGCGTCAAGACTCTGGAACTTGAAATAGAAAACCAGAAGACAACTCTTGAAGTTTCCATAGAAAGCTATCTGAATCAGATTAAAGAATACCAGTCCCTGGTTGAATTGAGAAAAAGCAGTATTGAACTTGCAGAGCAGACCTATAACATGACTCTTGAAGCCTACAATCACGGAACTAAAGATCTGCTGAGCCTGCAGTCGGCAAGCGACAGTCTTTTTACCGCACGGGTAAACCTTCTGTCTCAGGCATATACCCTTATATGTGCCGTTCTTGATCTTGAAAATACAACAGGGGTTTCATTCGGAACCCTGGGCAAATAA
- the queD gene encoding 6-carboxytetrahydropterin synthase QueD → MYEVRVNTDFAAAHFLRDYNGKCERLHGHNYKVYVHVKGSVLNEGGMLLDFSKLKDGLKQVTGKLDHTNLNDIQWFDQNPSAERIAFYIYSALIEILPELKKTDGKQPWLYAVDVFETDTNRARYTCD, encoded by the coding sequence ATGTACGAAGTAAGAGTAAATACGGATTTTGCAGCAGCACATTTTTTGCGGGACTACAACGGCAAATGTGAAAGACTGCACGGCCACAACTACAAAGTTTATGTTCACGTAAAAGGTTCCGTTTTAAATGAAGGGGGAATGCTTCTGGACTTTTCAAAACTCAAGGATGGCCTTAAACAGGTAACAGGAAAACTTGACCACACAAACCTTAATGACATCCAGTGGTTTGACCAGAATCCAAGTGCAGAGCGCATCGCCTTTTATATTTATTCAGCACTGATTGAAATTCTTCCTGAATTAAAAAAGACCGACGGAAAACAGCCCTGGCTTTATGCAGTAGACGTTTTTGAAACGGATACAAACAGAGCAAGATATACCTGCGACTGA